Within Anolis sagrei isolate rAnoSag1 chromosome 3, rAnoSag1.mat, whole genome shotgun sequence, the genomic segment GTATGTTTTGATTATTTAGCAGAAGAgcaaatgaaagtgaaaaaataaaatagaggTGTGTTTGTGTATTCTGGTGAACAATACTGATATTGTTAcgatgtgtggtggaggctccttctttggaggcttttaaaaagaggttgggtggccatctatcaggggtgttttgattgtgctattCCTGCCTGCCCGGGGGTTGGCCCAtgcagtcgcttccaactctatgattctggttATTACTTATGCACTATTATTCAGACAATCATGACAGTAGAGTGGAAACTAtgaggccctccagatgttgttggactacatatcccagcaGCCTTAGGCAGCATAATCAGTGGTGAGGAGTGCCAGGGACCTCAGTCCAGCTGCAGCCAGATGACTGCATGATTCTTCTCTCCTGAGCTGAAGAATAGGAAGCTGAAAGCCATATAGAAGCAATTGATCCTTGGTAGGAGCCAAGAAGAAATCACAAGGGCCATTAGTTTGGATTTGTCTGCTTCTGCCGTTTTGGctctggagctcctggtggcacagtgggttaaacccttgtgccaggaggactgctgaccaataggtcagcagttcgaatctggggagagtgggttgagctccctctgtcagctccagttccccatgcagggacatgagaaaagcctcccacaaggatgataaaacatcaaaacatttcccTGGgcgatgtccttgcagacggccaattttctcataccagaagtgacttgcaatttctcaagtcgctcctaacacaaaataaacaaataaattggcTGTGGGTTCTTCTGTTCCTTCCAGATGCCCTgatgtatttttcttttccttcttcctccacctGCAGGATCTTGTAAAGAGCCATTTAATGTATGCTGTAAGGGAGGAAGTGGAGGTTCTCAAGGAGCAGATCAAAGAGTTAATTGAGAAGAACAACCAACTAGAGCAGGAGAACAGCCTTCTGAAGACGCTGGCCAGTCCCGAGCAGATGGCCCAGTTCCAGGCGCAGCTGCAGACGAGTCCGCCGCCTCCCTCTTCGCAGCCGCAAGGGACGACGGCCCCCTCCCAGCCACAGCCGGCCCCCTCCCAGCCGGCGCCACAGGGCTCGGGACCTTCCGCGTAGGGCCCTCTGGCGCCGAGGCAAGAGGAGCCCTGGACTCTGCAGAGAGGCAGGACTTGCCCAGGAACCCACCATCGCCCACGCCACACTGCATGCTGCCACCCGGCCGCGAAGACTTTTACGCGCCCTGCATCCACAATGGCCCCCAAGCCGTTTCATTTCCCAGCATTCCACTACTCCTTGGGAATGGGGGAGTTGCGATTTCTGTTTGATATTCTTTAAGTTGCGGGGCGGGGGTTGTCTCACAGGTCTAAATGCTCTGAGGACATGAGCAGCTTGGGCAGGTGGCTGGCTGCGAAGACGCAATGGACTGGTGTGCCTGAAGCTTCCCCCCCTTAAGGTCTTCCTCCCATAGAGTGCCATGACGAATGCAAGTGCTGTTGAGCATGGAAGTATGAAGAAATTGTCTGGGGCAGCGGGGATGAAGACCCCTTCCCTCCAGCATTCCACCAAGAAGCCAAAGTGAAGGGACTTGAGGGGAAAGGGACCTTGGGCAAAGATGGCGGGACCCATTGGCCTTCGAGACCTGCTGCAATCTTACAGTGCACTTGTTGCTTTTTGTTGCCAAGGACGGGTGCAAAAATGTGTTTCTAGGAAGAGAGCAGGTAGGTGACATATTGCTGTGACATAGGTTCATAACAATGAAGgtttatttgcttattgtatatttatgtatttagtgTAATTACTTTGTAAAATAGGAACTGTAACTACTCATTAAGTTGTACAGAGTGAATTTAAAGGATGAACTGAACTCAAGTTTGgataggttttttttattttatttttgatgctACATAAGTAAGATTTGCACCTACACAGCTCTTCAGAAACTGGCTGATTGAGGCTGTTTATGTAAGCTCTAAATATTGCCTTGGAGCTGAATACCTTGAAGTCAAATGCTGTTCACTTGTCATTCAGTTTCATGCAGCTGTGATCAATCCGTGAGAGCGAAGTTGACAAAACAACttctcactttctctcttttGCATATGACCTGTATAGTAGTATGCATATGTTCCTGTGCATGTTCTTGGGAGGCGGGGAGGAAAACTGTAAAATGTCAGCCTATTTAACTATTGCACTTCTCAACTTCCAATAAAGCATAAAACCTTGATTTAGAAGTTGCAGTTTGAAGAGCGTTATTCCTTTCCACATCTGCCGCCCACCAAAATTTAACATGATGAAGACTTGGAGTTTTGCAAAAGTTTTGCAAAGGGTAGCAGTGGTGTTTTTCAACAATGAGCGGTTTAAGAAGTTGCCTTTTTATaagaaaaatctatataaataaaaatgttatgttagtttgtgggattaacataactcaaaaaccactggaagaattgacaccaaatttggacgcaagtcGCCTACTAACCCAACaagggaccatcactcataaaaacactgaaaaacacagcagaagagacttaaaaagccaaaaaaaaaatacattaaaatgcatgtgcaaaactgcatatatacacatatacacaaatatacacacacacatatatatgcatatatacccacacaaaacacatatacacagaccgggccacagcaatgcatggcagggtacGGCTAGTGTTTGAATAAAAAGGATGCAGCCAGACTAAAAAACAAGCATTTCAGTGGAAGTCAGGATGTTGTGAATaatgtttcttatttatttatttacgacatctatatcctgtccttctcaccccaaaggggactcaaagtgccttaaaagttatatatatatacaatatattggagcccccgatagcacagtgggttaaaccattgtgctagcaggactgaagactgacaggtcggaggttcgaatctgggaagagtggatgagctccctctgtcagctctagctccctatatggggacatgagggaagcctctcacaaggatggtaaaacatcaaaacatccaggcatcccctggtcaacgtccttgcagatggccaattctctcacaccagaagcaacttgcagtttttcaagtcactcctgacatgaatatatatgtatgtatgtatgtatgtatgttgtttattagttcagttgcttccaactcttcatgatctcatagactggctcatgccagagctccctgtcagccatcaccacccccagctccttcagagtcaagccagtcacttcaaggataccatccatctgtcttgctcttggttggcccctcatcctttttccttccatttcccccagcatcattgtgtgtgtgtataatctatataaataaaaatgtaatgttagtttgtgggattaacgtaactcaaaaagcactggacgaattaacgcgaaatttggacacaatacacatatcggGCTATCAAATGACCattgctcataaaaacactgaaaaactcagcagaagggacttaaaaaccaaaaaccaaaaatacattacaacacatgtgcaaaaccacatatatatacgcaagcacacaaaaatatacacacacaaaacacatatacatagactgggccacagcaacgcgtggcaggggatggctagtatttatatgaatatatatatatatattatgtatatataaattaataaaaataattaggttagcacaatattagtattatatattattatattgtattataccactatactgcaatattattggtaatattaaatgtaatatataatatataattatcatattgtattagtattaaattgtattataatattatgatcaatattatatgtacatacaatatattatgtctTTGGACACAGTCACATCAAAGACCACATAATTTTCTGAGGAAATTAGCTGCCCTCTGCTGTTTCCTATAAGCACAGGAGCCTGGGGTTGGTGGTGAATGATCAACAGGCCATTCGGTGGCTCTGAAGTGGctgctgcacctgtaccttggcaACAAACTAATTTGTGCTTCCTCATGTGACGGAAGGCACGTTTGCGCCTGAAGCCCTTGTTCATGGAAAAAGATGCCTTCTGATGCAGCCTTCTGAATGGGTCATTCAGATGGGTTGGATTAGATAAATTTTAACATACACTGCAATTTCAACTGGGCTTTGAAGTATTTGAAGTGCATATTATTCCTTGGAAGCCTTACATTAGGAATATGAGGTGGCTTATTATTATCTCCATATTACAGAACAGGAGATGAGGCTAAGTGGAGCGGTTTGCCAAAGACCACCTAAGGAGTATGTTGCAGTCAAATGGGAGGCGTTCACTGATCTACCGCTAGGAACAAGTTCTCAAAGACGTAACTGAGCCGCATtgaaggattttatttatttcatcactatacttacttacttacttatttaggcgatccctcgttggccgagtaggatagtcttccaggatcagaattcttgtgagtccataggtggctgtggagccctattcttgatctccatcttcttccacagtgagggcatcggtttccaggtggaaggtggtcccggtcggggttggcttgacgcgccttcctcttggcatgtttctctcttttgccctccatttgtgcctcttcaaattctgtagcactgctggtcacagctgacctccagctggagtgctcaataataataataataataataataataataataataataataactttatttatataccaccctatctcccagaggggactcagagcggttcccagataacatcacaaaacatacaaagtaaagcAACATAagcataagattaacaaaacaatataagcataaaaattaatGCCCTCTTTCTCTGATTCGCCCTGCCAGCCTTTCGTGGAACAGGCTGCAGCAAACCATTCGCTTACAGAAATGGCGATGGGCATTTCTCAGTCCTAGGAGGAAAAATATCCAGTAGATGTAATAATTGCCATTTCctaagagaagacaatgatgctggggaaagtggaaggtaaaaggaaaaggggccgaccaagggcaagatggatggatggtatccttgaagtgactggactgaccttgaaggagctgggggtggtgacggccgacagggagctctggcgtgggctggtccatgaggtcacgaagagtcggagacgactgaacgaatgaacaacaaagagaaGAAATCTAGAAAAGGATGCTAAGAAGCAATGGAACTGAACTGTCTCAaattgatgtgttgtcgaaggctttcatggctggaatcactgggttgttgtaagttttttgggctatacggccatgttctagaagcattctctcctgacgtttcgcctgcatctatggcaagcatcctcacaacctctgaggatgcttgccacagatgcaggcgaaacatcaggagagaatgcttctagaacatggccatataacccgaaaaacctacaacaacccactgtcttAAATTGCATTGCCAATTCAAGAGCAGTCAACATTTCAAGTGTTTTTGATAGTCATGGGTGAAAATGTTAAGGGTACCAACGTGCAAAGCAAATGGAGGGCAACAGAGAATTGATTGCAAGTATTCTCCAGTCCTGAAATAAAATCTCCTGTGGCAGATGGTGTGCCCTCTTCAGAGAAGGATATTTATGTTGGCATAGAGAGCTCAGTAGCGCAACCGTTAATAGTATTACCATATGCAAATGGAGAAGAATTCTTGCAAACTATAGCAGTCTTTTGGAAAGGACTGTCCAGTCCAACAGTTAGTTGTACGATTGGCAAGAGAGACAAGCTGGCCGCAACAGCATCCACAATCTCTTCCAAGGCTGTGTTTTTTCCAACTCTCATTGGGAAAGTAGCTGAGTTTCTCCATTGGGAGAACAGCCCCTGCTGCTAGTTAGAAAACATCCAAATGCCAAGTGTTCTCCTTCCAATATCCCATCACATAGAATCCTTGGAGTTGGCAAGCAGAGTTCAGTGGTCTGCCTGTCTTTATCTTTCCTCGGTCTTGTTCGTGCCCCACAGGAAAGAAACTCCATTTAGATATCATCACTAATAAACTCTCCTTTGTGTAATTATACACAAATAACGTGTATAATTATTTTCTAAAAGGCTTTAAAGGAAGCAGCTGTCCCTTCACAAATATGTGTGTTCATATTTGTTCTGAATCTACACCTAATTATAATCTGATTCATCACCCCCAAATTCACTTATTCTCTTTAGCACAGTTAGATCTTGAACCATCTGATCAAATTATATATTTAGATTTGCTGTTTGTGATCTAACAAAGCAGTTCAGATGttcttgaaaagaaagaaaaacgttTTAAGGAGTTATTTTTAATCTACATAtcccttttaaaaacaattataccTCTCTATGTCTACATTGTTAGGGGGCCGCGGTGGTGCGGTGGGTTACAtttctaagctgcagaacttgctgaccagaaggtcagtggtttgcatCTGTGGCATGGGGTttgctcccattgttagccccagcttctgccaacctagcagttcaaaaacatgcaaatatgagtagatcaataggtatttatttatttatttatttatttatttatttcctatatttataccctgcccttctcacccccaagggcaGACTTAGGGTGGCCTCACAACAACCACTATACAGTGTAAtcaccatcataaaacatttcaataaatacattagaatattaaaacagttaattaaaaacaattgattaaacatgccagttaaaaaccaaatccaagtctgggtcaaTTTATTATCCCAGGTTACCTGAGTCTTCTTTCCACTTGCTGCCAGTCACTAGTCGAACGCCTGGTCACATAACCATTTCTTAagattccttctgaaagacaggagggaggccagtatgatgtccctggggagggagtttcacagatGGGGAGCactgctgagaagaccctgtccctcgtccccaccaatcgcgtttgcgatgggggtgggatcgagagcagggcctctccagatgatcctgaacttcgtgatggttcgtaactGGAGACACGTtttgacaggtaatttgggccagaaccgtttagagttttaaaggttaaaaccagcactttgaattgtgctcggaagctgattggcagccagtggagctgacataacagagggattGTGTACTTCCtatacgccgctccggtgagtaacctggctgccgaccgttagactagttgaagcttcttagcggtcttcaaaggcagccccacgtagagtgcgttgccaagtcagacttctcaaagtacgggcgcagctggtgcacaagttttaattgtgcaaaagttctcccggccaccgccgagacctggggttcctgactcagcgatgaatccaggatcactcccaagctgcgaactgcTTCGGCGACAAGGTAACGCCGaagcaatcatgccggccacatgacttcggaagcatctacagacaacggcagctctttggcttagaaattgagatgagcaccaccccgcagagtcagacatgactagaattaatgtcaaggggaaacctttacctatgtctaCATTGATAGAATTTCCACATCCTTATCTtaataataaatgaaagaaaCTCTTAAGAAGATACAGGGATCAAATAAACTTGTCTGCCTTCTGAGTAATTTCTGACGTAGGGCAACCTTAACACAAATCTGTTCTGGGAttatctttgcaagatttgtttaaaggttttttttcctttgccttcctttgaggctgagagagtataagTTACTCAGGGGTTTTCTATgattgagcagggattcaaactctgattCCAGTATCATAGCCCAATggacaaaccactacaccacactggctctacaAATAGTACTACTCTCCCCAATTCGTTTTCTCTTCCAGTGGGCACACTTCATCTTCATTGAAATCCCCCCTTCCTGCCAGCCCCACATCTCCTTTCAGGCCTTTTTGTCCTGGCTGAATTTTCAGCTGATTCAGCACAAATAACATCCACAGTTGAAGCACTGACATACTTAAAAAAGAGACACGGAGAACAAGCAGGCGATTTAATAGTAGTTTttacagtataatataatattggcTCTGCTGAAAATTCAGCGGAGACAAAAGAGTCTGAACAAAGGTGAGGTGGGAGGAAGGAAACATGTCAGTGAAGATGGAGTGAGCCACAAAACAGCAGCTTACCATCTGGGAAAATGAAAAGATGGTTGGAAAGGGGAATGGAATATAGTATCATGCAAGACGACTTGGCGGCTTCCCTGGGACCCTATAAATAGGAGGCAGTCCACAGTGCAAGTACTAAAGcatgttttaaaattgcttttcaaAATGTTTCCACTACGTGTGATGATTACATATCCATATGCATAGCTAATTACACATCATGCTGTGCATAATTGTGTTTCAACAATTTAATCTGTTTCCTGTATTAAAAAAATGGAATACAACTCCAGAGGCACATCAGTACTGCTCaggtgttctttctttccttatcagAAATGTACTGGGCATCACCGTAAGATGATTCTATAGCTAATCTATGGCTCTGACACTAGTTAGAAAATAAAACATTCCTGTGGACTTGTGTGGCCTGCAGTGTATTTTTACTCCATAAGAACATGCGCCTACTGTTCAGGTTACAGTAAGCCAAACATGCCTTCCAGTAAACCATCACGGGGTACAAATGAGCCACATTGTCCCTGAATTTTCCATTGGCATTCAATATCCCATGGCTCTCGTGGGCCTCTGAAGATCTGGGTGTCTCTGGAAGAAGTTTTCTGAAAACTTCCCCCAAACACATAATaatgttttcctcattttcatggtttggcCTCAAGTCTCATTGGTACAAATGTTTGCAATTGGCATAAAGTATATAATTCAAAACAGCATCATTAAAATACTAAGGTGATATAATTGTTTTATATAAAGCCAtaacaaacagcaacaacaacaaaaacccaaacaatgcattcattttattttattttatttatttctaatccACTTTTCTCCCAGATTGGGACTCAAACatgtaaacaaaacattaaaaccatcaaAAAATAAACATAGTCATCAAACTACGTCTCgtgaaaacataaaatatataactataatatcgTAAATCTTttttttcatatgtgtgtgtgtgtacacacacacacatacatatataaaggtAT encodes:
- the TSC22D1 gene encoding TSC22 domain family protein 1 isoform X4; translated protein: MKVVVDLEEHLKSSSGASVVAIDNKIEQAMDLVKSHLMYAVREEVEVLKEQIKELIEKNNQLEQENSLLKTLASPEQMAQFQAQLQTSPPPPSSQPQGTTAPSQPQPAPSQPAPQGSGPSA
- the TSC22D1 gene encoding TSC22 domain family protein 1 isoform X5, which codes for MDLVKSHLMYAVREEVEVLKEQIKELIEKNNQLEQENSLLKTLASPEQMAQFQAQLQTSPPPPSSQPQGTTAPSQPQPAPSQPAPQGSGPSA
- the TSC22D1 gene encoding TSC22 domain family protein 1 isoform X3 is translated as MAWIFHGDDYCLFPQLISSSGASVVAIDNKIEQAMDLVKSHLMYAVREEVEVLKEQIKELIEKNNQLEQENSLLKTLASPEQMAQFQAQLQTSPPPPSSQPQGTTAPSQPQPAPSQPAPQGSGPSA